In Candidatus Micrarchaeia archaeon, one genomic interval encodes:
- a CDS encoding SDR family oxidoreductase — MRILVVGSAGLLGSYLYRYGKSKNHEMVGLSRSASPCTDIQGDATDFEWLSRQVKGAKCEIVVNTLKFKGSTDDCETRKEECWKANYLVPEKLAALQKELGFGLVQISTDWAFDGSENRDYKETDVPYPRNFYAFSKYAAELAVAGCSKCMVLRTNGLFGFELPARNFMARFLESAKAGKRFDAATDQIAQPISALALSKIIIELAEKGEWPGMLHATGPDLISRYELALLFAAHFKLQKGLVGQSTSAARSIFIPKKIGMDISKAERMLGRKIEHIGRMLDDLDAFEKVRS, encoded by the coding sequence ATGCGCATACTCGTCGTCGGAAGCGCGGGACTGCTCGGCTCCTACTTATACAGGTACGGGAAATCGAAAAACCACGAAATGGTCGGTTTGAGCAGGAGCGCCTCCCCATGCACGGATATCCAGGGGGACGCAACGGATTTCGAGTGGCTTTCGCGGCAGGTGAAGGGCGCTAAGTGCGAAATCGTCGTCAACACCCTCAAGTTCAAGGGCTCCACGGACGACTGTGAAACGAGGAAGGAGGAGTGCTGGAAGGCCAACTATCTTGTGCCGGAAAAACTGGCAGCCCTTCAGAAGGAACTCGGTTTCGGCCTGGTGCAGATATCCACGGATTGGGCATTCGACGGAAGCGAGAACCGGGATTATAAGGAGACGGATGTGCCGTATCCGCGGAACTTCTATGCGTTTTCCAAATACGCCGCCGAGCTGGCGGTCGCCGGATGCTCGAAATGCATGGTATTGAGGACGAACGGGCTATTCGGCTTTGAATTGCCGGCGAGGAATTTCATGGCCCGGTTCCTTGAGAGCGCAAAGGCCGGAAAAAGGTTCGATGCGGCCACAGACCAGATAGCACAGCCCATATCGGCGCTCGCGCTTTCGAAGATAATAATCGAGCTCGCGGAAAAGGGCGAATGGCCGGGAATGCTCCATGCCACCGGCCCGGATTTGATTTCCAGGTACGAGCTGGCGCTGCTCTTCGCCGCGCATTTCAAGCTGCAAAAGGGCCTGGTAGGGCAGTCCACTTCCGCCGCGCGGAGCATATTCATCCCGAAGAAGATTGGCATGGACATCTCCAAGGCGGAAAGGATGCTGGGCAGGAAGATAGAGCATATCGGGCGGATGCTTGATGATTTG